One Felis catus isolate Fca126 chromosome D1, F.catus_Fca126_mat1.0, whole genome shotgun sequence DNA segment encodes these proteins:
- the EIF4G2 gene encoding eukaryotic translation initiation factor 4 gamma 2 produces EFQVVPDSFLPLPSPFFVFRSPSPSLPCPRRPDPEEAAAAAAAEFSVKILRCQAAKVESAIAEGGASRFSASSGGGGSRGAPQHYPKTAGNSEFLGKTPGQNAQKWIPARSTRRDDNSAANNSANEKERHDAIFRKVRGILNKLTPEKFDKLCLELLNVGVESKLILKGVILLIVDKALEEPKYSSLYAQLCLRLAEDAPNFDGPAAEGQPGQKQSTTFRRLLISKLQDEFENRTRNVDVYDKRENPLLPEEEEQRAIAKIKMLGNIKFIGELGKLDLIHESILHKCIKTLLEKKKRVQLKDMGEDLECLCQIMRTVGPRLDHERAKSLMDQYFARMCSLMLSKELPARIRFLLQDTVELREHHWVPRKAFLDNGPKTINQIRQDAVKDLGVFIPAPMAQGMRSDFFLEGPFMPPRMKMDRDPLGGLADMFGQMPGSGIGTGPGVIQDRFSPTMGRHRSNQLFNGHGGHIMPPTQSQFGEMGGKFMKSQGLSQLYHNQSQGLLSQLQGQSKDMPPRFSKKGQLNADEISLRPAQSFLMNKNQVPKLQPQITMIPPSAQPPRTQTPPLGQTPQLGLKTNPPLIQEKPAKTSKKPPPSKEELLKLTETVVTEYLNSGNANEAVSGVREMRAPKHFLPEMLSKVIILSLDRSDEDKEKASSLISLLKQEGIATSDNFMQAFLNVLDQCPKLEVDIPLVKSYLAQFAARAIISELVSISELAQPLESGTHFPLFLLCLQQLAKLQDREWLTELFQQSKVNMQKMLPEIDQNKDRMLEILEGKGLSFLFPLLKLEKELLKQIKLDPSPQTIYKWIKDNISPKLHVDKGFVNILMTSFLQYISSEVNPPSDETDSSSAPSKEQLEQEKQLLLSFKPVMQKFLHDHVDLQVSALYALQVHCYNSNFPKGMLLRFFVHFYDMEIIEEEAFLAWKEDITQEFPGKGKALFQVNQWLTWLETAEEEESEEEAD; encoded by the exons GAGTTTCAAGTCGTTCCCgactccttcctcccccttccctcccccttttttgttttccgttccccttccccctcccttccctgtccccgACGACCGGATCCTGAGGAGGCAGCTGCGGCGGCAGCTGCTGAGTTCTCGGTGAAG ATTCTTCGTTGTCAAGCCGCCAAAGTGGAGAGTGCGATCGCAGAAGGGGGTGCTTCTCGTTTCAG tgcTTCTTCGGGCGGAGGAGGAAGTAGGGGTGCACCTCAGCACTATCCCAAGACTGCTGGCAACAG CGAGTTCCTGGGGAAAACCCCAGGGCAAAACGCTCAGAAATGGATTCCTGCACGAAGCACTAGACGAGATGACAACTCCGCAGCAAACAACTCCGCAAATGAAAAAGAACGACATGATGCAATCTTCAGGAAAGTAAGAGG CATACTAAATAAGCTTACTCCTGAAAAGTTTGACAAGCTATGCCTTGAGCTCCTCAATGTGGGTGTAGAGTCTAAACTCATCCTTAAAGGGGTCATACTGCTG ATTGTGGACAAAGCCCTAGAAGAGCCAAAGTATAGCTCACTGTATGCTCAGCTATGTCTGCGATTGGCAGAAGATGCACCAAACTTTGATGGCCCAGCAGCAGAGGGTCAACCAGGACAGAAGCAAAGCACA ACATTCAGACGCCTCCTAATTTCCAAATTACAAGATGAATTTGAAAACCGAACCAGAAATGTTGATG TCTATGATAAGCGTGAAAATCCCCTCCTCCccgaggaggaggaacagagagccaTTGCTAAGATCAAGATGTTGGGGAACATCAAATTCATTGGAGAACTTGGAAAGCTTGATCTTATTCATGAATCTATCCTTCATAAGTGCATCAAAACA cttttggaaaagaagaagagagtcCAACTCAAAGATATGGGAGAGGATTTGGAGTGCCTCTGTCAGATAATGAGGACAGTGGGACCTAGATTAGACCATGAACGAGCCAAG TCCTTAATGGATCAGTACTTTGCCCGAATGTGCTCCTTGATGCTAAGTAAGGAATTGCCAGCGAGGATTCGTTTCCTGCTGCAG gataCCGTAGAGTTGCGAGAACACCATTGGGTTCCTCGCAAGGCTTTTCTTGACAATGGACCAAAGACGATCAATCAAATCCGTCAAGATGCAGTAAAA GATCTAGGAGTCTTTATTCCTGCTCCTATGGCTCAAGGGATGAGAAGTGACTTCTTTCTGGAGGGACCGTTCATGCCACCCAGGATGAAAATGGATAGGGACCCACTTGGAGGACTTGCTGATATGTTTGGACAAATGCCAG GTAGCGGAATTGGTACTGGTCCAGGAGTTATCCAGGATAGATTTTCACCCACCATGGGGCGTCATCGTTCTAATCAACTCTTCAATGGCCATGGGGGACACATCATGCCTCCCACACAATCGCAGTTTGGAGAGATGGGAGGCAAGTTTATGAAAAGCCAG GGTCTAAGCCAGCTCTACCATAACCAGAGTCAGGGACTCTTATCCCAGCTGCAAGGACAGTCGAAGGATATGCCACCTCGGTTTTCTAAGAAAGGACAGCTTAATGCAGATGAG ATTAGCCTGAGGCCTGCTCAGTCGTtcttaatgaataaaaatcaagTGCCAAAGCTTCAACCCCAGATAACTATGATTCCTCCTAGTGCACAACCACCACGCACTCAAACACCACCTCTGGGACAG acacCTCAGCTTGGTCTCAAAACTAATCCTCCACTTATCCAGGAAAAGCCTGCCAAGACTAGTAAAAAGCCACCACCATCAAAGGAAGAACTACTTAAACTAACT GAAACTGTTGTGACTGAATATCTGAATAGTGGGAACGCGAATGAAGCGGTCAGTGGTGTGAGAGAGATGAGGGCTCCTAAACACTTTCTTCCTGAGATGTTAAGCAAAGTAATTATCCTGTCACTAGATAGAAGTgatgaagataaagaaaaagcaagttCTTTGATCAGTTTGCTCAAACAGGAAGGGATAGCCACCAGTGACAACTTCATGCAG GCTTTCCTGAACGTATTGGACCAGTGCCCCAAACTGGAGGTTGACATCCCCTTGGTGAAATCATATTTAGCACAGTTTGCAGCTCGTGCCATCATTTCAGAGCTGGTGAGCATTTCAGAACTAGCTCAACCACTGGAAAGTggcacccattttcctctcttcttactTTGTCTTCAGCAATTAGCTAAATTACAAGATCGAGAATGGTTAACAGAACTTTTTCAACAAAGCAAGGTCAATATGCAGAAAATGCTCCCAG AAATTGATCAGAATAAGGACCGCATGTTGGAGATTTTGGAAGGAAAGGGACTGAGTTTCTTATTCCCACTCCTCAAATTGGAGAAGGAATTGTTGAAGCAAATAAAGTTGGATCCATCCCCTCAAACcatatataaatggattaaagataaCATCTCCCCCAAACTTCATGTAGATAAAGGATTTGTGAACATCTTAATGACTAG CTTCTTACAGTATATTTCTAGTGAAGTAAACCCACCCAGTGATGAGACAGattcttcctctgctccttccaAAGAACAGTTAGAGCAGGAAAAACAACTGCTGCTTTCTTTCAAGCCAGTAATGCAGAAATTCCTTCATGATCACGTTGATCTGCAAGTCAGTGCCCTGTATGCTCTGCAGGTGCACTGCTACAACAGCAACTTCCCCAAAG GCATGTTGCTCCGCTTTTTTGTTCACTTTTATGACATGGAAATTATTGAAGAAGAAGCTTTTTTGGCTTGGAAAGAAGATATAACCCAAGAATTTCCTGGGAAAGGCAAGGCTTTGTTCCAG GTGAATCAGTGGCTAACCTGGCTAGAAACTGCTGAAGAAGAAGAATCTGAGGAAGAAGCTGACTAA